One genomic segment of Pseudorasbora parva isolate DD20220531a chromosome 6, ASM2467924v1, whole genome shotgun sequence includes these proteins:
- the LOC137078830 gene encoding F-box only protein 44-like, with translation MSYKKTRMGHSQSGHIRVRDFVPRSDSCAGQQLDVPLAVVEEILLNLPAHQVVRVCRLVCHEWKELVDSASYWKERCRREGIQPRDASRPPEDWHRFYFITKKRRNLIKNPSAEDGFSGWNIVQNGGDKWTVEDNSAEIQNLTVPKCFVTSYMLCLKQQLIDLKKEGYNDAFMDQLQPHIKISDWYSPRWDCGSEYQICVELLDRKKNPISTFEPEPVFFPQWSYQQWCEMTHILKDYGPGVRFIRFTHGGKDTQFWAGWYGIRVTNSSVEICPADEGLESTLFKSKKGQVGLNSKKSISEACSYDMSKQPVLKK, from the exons ATGTcctataaaaaaacaagaatGGGTCATTCACAGAGCGGGCACATTCGTGTTAGGGACTTTGTACCCAGATCAGACTCA TGTGCAGGTCAGCAGCTAGATGTTCCTCTAGCTGTGGTTGAGGAGATCCTACTGAACCTGCCTGCACATCAGGTGGTGCGAGTCTGTCGGCTGGTGTGTCATGAGTGGAAGGAGCTGGTGGACAGTGCTTCATACTGGAAAGAGCGCTGTCGGAGAGAGGGGATCCAGCCCCGTGATGCTTCCAGACCCCCAGAGGACTGGCACCGATTTTACTTTATAACTAAGAAACGACGGAACTTGATCAAGAATCCCAGCGCAGAAG ATGGGTTCAGTGGATGGAATATTGTACAGAATGGCGGTGACAAATGGACAGTAGAAGACAATTCTGCAGAAATCCAAAACCTCACAGTCCCAAAATGCTTTGTCACCTCTTACAT GTTATGTTTGAAGCAACAGCTGATTGATTTGAAGAAAGAAGGTTATAATGATGCTTTCATGGATCAGCTGCAACCTCATATCAAAATATCAGACTG GTATTCCCCACGCTGGGATTGTGGGAGTGAGTATCAGATCTGTGTAGAGTTGCTTGATCGGAAGAAGAACCCCATCAGTACCTTTGAGCCTGAACCGGTTTTCTTTCCACAGTGGAGCTATCAGCAGTGGTGTGAA ATGACACACATCCTTAAGGATTATGGACCTGGGGTTCGGTTTATCCGTTTTACTCACGGTGGGAAGGATACACAGTTCTGGGCAGGCTGGTATGGAATACGGGTCACTAACAGTAGTGTGGAGATCTGTCCAGCTGATGAGGGGTTAGAATCCACCTTATTCAAGTCCAAAAAGGGCCAAGTTGGACTCAATTCTAAAAAGTCAATATCTGAGGCTTGTTCTTATGACATGTCAAAGCAGCCGGTATTGAAAAAATAG
- the LOC137078831 gene encoding F-box only protein 6-like isoform X2, whose protein sequence is MTQSLAYFYKNRQKQLLRGDSVRYKCAGQQPDLPLAVVEEILLNLPAHQVVRVCRLVCHEWKELVDSASYWKERCRREGIQPCDASRPPEDWRLFYFITKKRRNLLKNPRADDNLQEWLIVSNGGDQWAVEENRKPFPDETVTKCFVTSYGLCLKRQLIDLKKEGYNDAFMDQLQPHIKISDWYAPRFDCGCQYEVCVRLLDQKKKNIKTFEPEKVFFDQWNNEPWCQMTHVFKDYGPGVRYICFTHGGVDTQFWAGHYGIRVTNSSVEICPSKEN, encoded by the exons atgacgcaatcgttagcctatttttacaaaaaccgacaaaaacagcttctacggggcgatagtgtaagatacaag TGTGCAGGTCAGCAGCCAGATCTTCCTCTAGCTGTGGTTGAGGAGATCCTACTGAACCTGCCTGCACATCAGGTGGTGCGAGTCTGTCGGCTGGTGTGTCATGAGTGGAAGGAGCTGGTGGACAGTGCTTCATACTGGAAAGAGCGCTGTCGGAGAGAGGGGATCCAGCCCTGTGATGCATCCAGACCCCCAGAGGACTGGCGACTGTTTTACTTTATAACTAAGAAACGACGGAACTTGCTCAAGAATcccagagctgatg ATAATCTTCAAGAATGGTTGATTGTATCCAATGGAGGTGACCAGTGGGCGGTCGAGGAAAATAGGAAACCATTTCCAGATGAAACGGTCACCAAATGTTTTGTAACCTCTTATGG GTTATGTTTGAAGCGACAGCTGATTGATTTGAAGAAAGAAGGTTATAATGATGCTTTCATGGATCAGCTGCAACCTCATATCAAAATATCAGACTG GTATGCGCCACGCTTTGATTGTGGGTGTCAATATGAAGTGTGCGTAAGGTTGCTGgatcagaagaaaaaaaacatcaagaCCTTTGAGCctgaaaaagttttttttgacCAGTGGAACAATGAGCCGTGGTGTCAG ATGACACATGTCTTTAAGGATTATGGACCTGGGGTTCGGTATATTTGTTTCACTCATGGAGGGGTGGATACACAGTTCTGGGCAGGCCATTATGGAATACGGGTCACTAACAGTAGTGTGGAGATCTGTCCATCTAAAGAGAATtag
- the LOC137078831 gene encoding F-box only protein 6-like isoform X1 yields MFIFEKCAGQQPDLPLAVVEEILLNLPAHQVVRVCRLVCHEWKELVDSASYWKERCRREGIQPCDASRPPEDWRLFYFITKKRRNLLKNPRADDNLQEWLIVSNGGDQWAVEENRKPFPDETVTKCFVTSYGLCLKRQLIDLKKEGYNDAFMDQLQPHIKISDWYAPRFDCGCQYEVCVRLLDQKKKNIKTFEPEKVFFDQWNNEPWCQMTHVFKDYGPGVRYICFTHGGVDTQFWAGHYGIRVTNSSVEICPSKEN; encoded by the exons ATGTTTATATTCGAAAAG TGTGCAGGTCAGCAGCCAGATCTTCCTCTAGCTGTGGTTGAGGAGATCCTACTGAACCTGCCTGCACATCAGGTGGTGCGAGTCTGTCGGCTGGTGTGTCATGAGTGGAAGGAGCTGGTGGACAGTGCTTCATACTGGAAAGAGCGCTGTCGGAGAGAGGGGATCCAGCCCTGTGATGCATCCAGACCCCCAGAGGACTGGCGACTGTTTTACTTTATAACTAAGAAACGACGGAACTTGCTCAAGAATcccagagctgatg ATAATCTTCAAGAATGGTTGATTGTATCCAATGGAGGTGACCAGTGGGCGGTCGAGGAAAATAGGAAACCATTTCCAGATGAAACGGTCACCAAATGTTTTGTAACCTCTTATGG GTTATGTTTGAAGCGACAGCTGATTGATTTGAAGAAAGAAGGTTATAATGATGCTTTCATGGATCAGCTGCAACCTCATATCAAAATATCAGACTG GTATGCGCCACGCTTTGATTGTGGGTGTCAATATGAAGTGTGCGTAAGGTTGCTGgatcagaagaaaaaaaacatcaagaCCTTTGAGCctgaaaaagttttttttgacCAGTGGAACAATGAGCCGTGGTGTCAG ATGACACATGTCTTTAAGGATTATGGACCTGGGGTTCGGTATATTTGTTTCACTCATGGAGGGGTGGATACACAGTTCTGGGCAGGCCATTATGGAATACGGGTCACTAACAGTAGTGTGGAGATCTGTCCATCTAAAGAGAATtag